A region from the Arachis ipaensis cultivar K30076 chromosome B01, Araip1.1, whole genome shotgun sequence genome encodes:
- the LOC107638818 gene encoding uncharacterized protein LOC107638818 — translation MAPSFNLPCQCVKELNDESDFEALASPDGYISICGFGSLLSEKSARSTFPDLINFRIAKLTGFRRVFTIVGGFFFTRGIANIKTQEVAALSVEPCESETIIVTVFEIKKTEIPAYIEREREYRFLAVFPESLDGEPFANPAVLCASYTDEEFFKFRCKESKEVYFQQYGEYEVHKIWRDDVFPCRVYLRHCLLAAKSLGDEAYNNFLDHTYLADRETSIRKYFERVGSSIMDEEPPQSLKTRYGG, via the exons ATGGCTCCGTCGTTCAATCTCCCATGCCAGTGCGTTAAGGAACTCAATGACGAGTCCGATTTCGAAGCGTTAGCTTCACCGGACGGTTACATCTCCATATGCGGCTTCGGTTCTCTCCTCTCCG AGAAAAGTGCCAGAAGCACGTTCCCTGACCTTATTAACTTCAGGATAGCCAAGTTAACTGGCTTCCGCCGTGTCTTCACGATTGTCGGAGGTTTCTTCTTCACTCGCGGCATTGCCAATATCAAAACTCAG GAAGTTGCAGCACTCTCCGTGGAGCCTTGTGAAAGCGAAACAATTATTGTCACTGTTTTTGAGATTAAAAAAACAGAG ATACCAGCTTATATAGAAAGAGAAAGGGAATATCGATTTTTGGCT GTTTTTCCTGAATCACTGGATGGGGAGCCTTTTGCCAATCCAGCA GTCCTTTGTGCCTCTTACACTGATGAGGAATTCTTTAAATTTAGATGCAAAG AGAGCAAGGAAGTATACTTTCaacaatatggagaatatgaagTCCACAAAATTTGGCGGGATGATGTTTTCCCATGCCGTGTTTATCTTCGTCACTG CTTGCTGGCCGCAAAAAGCCTTGGTGATGAAGCATACAATAATTTTCTGGACCACACATACCTGGCAGACCGTGAAACAAGCATACGCAAGTACTTTGAAAGAGTAGGTTCAAGCATCATGGATGAAGAGCCTCCTCAGTCTTTGAAAACTCGTTACGGTGGTTGA
- the LOC107638829 gene encoding uncharacterized protein LOC107638829, translating into MDSSRLSRTVRRRFARRPAQAPANLLESIVTLSETLRFTYSETLGKWPIGDLAFGINYFMRKQGNVVVASVYGGSGCVELKGREIVGELRELLRLLTMCMLFSKKPFPVFLDSAGFSPEHVLLQKPKAGLLKPAFTIIRDTQSKCFLLLIRGTHSIKDTLTAAMGAVVPFHHSVLNDGGVSNLVLGYAHCGMVAAARWIAKLCTPTLHKALGECADFKVKIVGHSLGGGTAALLTYILREQKEFSSSTCVTFAPAACMTWELAESGKHFITTVINGSDLVPTFSTSSVDDLRSEVTASSWLNDLRDQVEHTKVLNVVYRSATALGSRLPSISSAKARVADAGALLKPVTSSTQVVMKRAQSVAEAVVRTRSSLSSWSCMSARRRSVGPLPNSKLENSAETSVVAKRTAESLFTEEVVRDHMLSNDEPSSSSGGSVHDDTDEEEKLLPANQYVTTSTVDGITEGELWSQLEQELQQKDNITEIQAREEEAAAAKEIIEEENQFVDAAESSNSITSDNLDNQRFYPPGRIMHIVPVPSSGDSNSNSNGPVEERVCLYETPRELYSKLRLSKTMINDHYMPMYKRMMELLIRELEKDSSFDVIM; encoded by the exons atgGATTCGTCGAGACTGAGCAGAACGGTGAGGAGGAGGTTTGCTCGGAGGCCAGCTCAGGCGCCGGCGAATCTCTTGGAGTCGATCGTGACGCTCTCGGAGACTTTGAGGTTCACGTACTCGGAGACTCTCGGAAAGTGGCCCATCGGAGACTTGGCGTTCGGCATCAACTACTTCATGCGCAAGCAG GGTAATGTAGTAGTCGCGAGTGTATACGGAGGGAGTGGTTGTGTGGAATTGAAAGGGCGTGAGATAGTTGGGGAGCTGCGTGAGCTGTTGAGGTTGCTGACAATGTGCATGCTCTTCTCAAAGAAGCCGTTTCCGGTGTTCTTAGATTCCGCCGGATTCTCCCCGGAGCATGTTCTCCTTCAGAAGCCCAAAGCTGGG CTTCTGAAGCCTGCTTTCACAATTATACGGGATACACAATCAAAATGTTTTCTTCTATTGATCCGGGGAACTCATAGCATAAAAGATACTCTAACAGCTGCAATGGGTGCTGTCGTCCCTTTCCACCACTCTGTTTTAAATGATGGTGGGGTGAGCAACTTGGTTTTAGGATATGCACACTGTGGTATGGTGGCTGCAGCTCGTTGGATTGCAAAGCTCTGCACTCCGACATTGCATAAGGCTCTTGGTGAATGTGCTGACTTTAAAGTCAAG ATTGTTGGGCACTCACTTGGTGGTGGTACTGCTGCACTGTTAACTTATATTCTTAGAGAACAAAAAGAGTTCTCTTCAAGCACATGCGTCACATTTGCCCCAG CTGCCTGTATGACATGGGAATTAGCTGAATCAGGGAAGCACTTTATCACCACTGTTATAAATGGTTCAGATCTAGTGCCTACGTTCTCAACTTCCTCTGTCGATGATCTTCGTTCTGAG GTCACAGCATCATCATGGTTGAATGATTTACGAGATCAAGTTGAGCATACAAAGGTCCTGAATGTTGTCTACCGCTCTGCAACTGCACTTGGATCCCGGTTGCCATCTATATCTAGCGCTAAAGCAAGAGTAGCTGATGCAGGAGCGCTTTTGAAGCCAGTAACCAGTAGCACCCAG GTTGTGATGAAGCGTGCACAAAGTGTTGCTGAAGCTGTAGTCAGAACTCGCTCATCATTGTCATCATGGTCCTGCATGAGTGCACGTCGTCGGAGTGTTGGCCCACTACCAAACTCCAAACTGGAGAACTCAGCAGAAACTTCTGTAGTAGCCAAGAGAACTGCGGAATCTCTTTTTACTGAAGAGGTAGTTAGAGATCATATGCTTAGTAATGATGAACCTAGTTCATCAAGTGGAGGATCTGTCCACGATGACACGGATGAAGAGGAAAAACTCCTCCCTGCTAATCAGTACGTTACCACTTCCACTGTGGATGGCATCACTGAAGGCGAATTATGGTCCCAACTGGAGCAGGAGCTCCAGCAGAAGGACAATATCACCGAGATTCAGGCTCGGGAAGAAGAGGCAGCCGCAGCAAAAGAAATAATCGAAGAAGAGAATCAGTTTGTTGATGCAGCAGAAAGCAGTAATTCGATCACATCCGACAACTTGGATAACCAACGATTTTATCCCCCAGGAAGAATCATGCATATTGTCCCTGTACCTTCATCTGGTGATTCTAATTCAAATTCCAATGGACCCGTTGAGGAGCGGGTCTGCTTATATGAAACACCCAGAGAGCTATATAGCAAGCTCAGGCTTTCAAAAACGATGATAAATGATCATTACATGCCCATGTATAAGAGGATGATGGAACTACTAATTCGAGAACTAGAGAAAGATAGTAGCTTTGACGTGATAATGTGA